In Streptomyces durocortorensis, a genomic segment contains:
- a CDS encoding ECF transporter S component produces the protein MSVRERAVRGRAVPEPMARPVRLGPKSVAALVLIGAVGVVAFGWPLLADAGSGLAHAVDAPWLFAALLPLLVAVVVATISESGMDAKAVAMLGVLAAVGAALRPLGAGTAGLEPMFFLMVLSGRVLGPGFGFVLGSVTMFASALLTGGVGPWMPFQMLAMGWFTMGAGLLPGPDRLRGRAELAMLAGYGWVAAFAYGTVMNLQGWPLIAGLGSGVSFVAGDPLHENLVRFLAYCAATSLGWDLGRAALTVVLTLTVGPTLLRALRRATRRAAFDARGAFGEPGG, from the coding sequence ATGAGCGTACGGGAGCGGGCGGTACGCGGGCGGGCCGTACCGGAGCCCATGGCCCGGCCCGTGCGGCTCGGGCCGAAGTCGGTGGCCGCGCTGGTGCTGATCGGGGCCGTCGGCGTGGTCGCCTTCGGGTGGCCGCTGCTGGCGGACGCCGGGTCCGGGCTCGCGCACGCCGTCGACGCGCCGTGGCTGTTCGCGGCGTTGCTGCCGCTGCTGGTCGCGGTGGTGGTGGCGACGATCTCCGAGTCGGGGATGGACGCGAAGGCGGTCGCGATGCTCGGCGTGCTGGCCGCGGTGGGGGCGGCGCTGCGCCCGCTGGGGGCGGGGACGGCGGGCCTGGAGCCGATGTTCTTCCTGATGGTGTTGAGCGGCCGGGTGCTGGGTCCCGGGTTCGGCTTCGTCCTCGGCTCGGTGACCATGTTCGCCTCGGCGCTGCTGACGGGCGGGGTGGGTCCGTGGATGCCGTTCCAGATGCTGGCGATGGGCTGGTTCACGATGGGCGCGGGCCTGCTGCCGGGGCCCGACCGGCTGCGCGGGCGGGCGGAGCTGGCGATGCTGGCCGGCTACGGCTGGGTGGCGGCGTTCGCGTACGGCACGGTGATGAATCTCCAGGGCTGGCCGCTCATCGCCGGGCTGGGTTCGGGCGTCTCGTTCGTCGCGGGGGACCCGCTGCACGAGAACCTGGTGCGCTTCCTCGCCTACTGCGCGGCGACCTCGCTCGGCTGGGACCTGGGCCGGGCGGCGCTGACCGTCGTCCTGACCCTCACGGTCGGACCGACCCTGCTGAGGGCGCTGCGCCGGGCGACCCGGCGGGCGGCGTTCGACGCGCGCGGCGCGTTCGGGGAGCCCGGGGGGTGA
- a CDS encoding ABC transporter ATP-binding protein translates to MIRFERVSVRYEGTERPTLSGVDLTVPEGELVLLVGPSGVGKSTLLGTVSGLVPHFTGGLLSGRVTVDGRDTRTHKPRELADLVGTVGQDPLAHFVTDTVEDELAYGMESLGLAPDVMRRRVEETLDLLGLAELRDRPIATLSGGQQQRVAIGSVLTPHPKVLVLDEPTSALDPAAAEEVLAVLQRLVHDLGTTVLMAEHRLERVVQYADQVILLPAPGVAPVTGPPAEIMRVSPVRPPVAELGLLAGWDPLPLSVRDARRGAGALRTRLADAAVPARTAAAPVPEPARPVAPERPGPGRLARLLGRGRTGGPRVSDRSAAPAVDPVTRVEGLGVRRGRIEALRRVELTVAPGETVALMGRNGAGKSTLLGALVGMIEPTSGAVRVGGLAPARTGPGAMVRRVGLVPQEPRDLLYADTVAAECAAADRDAGAAEGTCRALVSELLPGVGDGTHPRDLSEGQRLALALALVLTGRPPLLLLDEPTRGLDYAAKARLVGVLRALAAEGHAIVLATHDVELAAELAHRVVILADGEVVADGPTGRVVVSSPAFAPQTAKILAPQEWLTVSQVRGALEAGA, encoded by the coding sequence GTGATCAGGTTCGAGCGGGTCTCCGTGCGGTACGAGGGCACGGAGCGGCCCACGCTGTCCGGCGTCGACCTCACGGTCCCCGAGGGCGAACTCGTGCTGCTCGTCGGCCCTTCGGGGGTCGGCAAGTCGACTTTGCTGGGGACGGTCTCGGGGCTCGTCCCGCACTTCACGGGCGGGCTGCTGTCGGGCCGGGTCACGGTGGACGGGCGCGACACCCGTACGCACAAGCCGCGTGAACTGGCCGATCTGGTCGGCACGGTGGGGCAGGACCCGCTCGCGCACTTCGTCACGGACACCGTCGAGGACGAGCTCGCGTACGGCATGGAGTCGCTGGGTCTGGCCCCCGACGTGATGCGCCGCCGGGTCGAGGAGACGCTCGACCTGCTGGGCCTGGCCGAGCTGCGCGACCGCCCGATCGCGACCCTGTCGGGTGGCCAGCAGCAGCGCGTGGCGATCGGCTCGGTGCTCACTCCGCACCCGAAGGTGCTGGTGCTCGACGAGCCGACCTCGGCGCTGGACCCGGCGGCGGCCGAGGAGGTCCTCGCGGTGCTCCAGCGGCTGGTCCACGACCTGGGCACGACCGTGCTGATGGCCGAGCACCGGCTGGAGCGGGTGGTGCAGTACGCGGACCAGGTCATCCTGCTGCCCGCGCCGGGCGTCGCCCCCGTCACGGGGCCGCCCGCCGAGATCATGAGGGTGTCGCCGGTCCGGCCGCCGGTGGCCGAACTGGGGCTGCTGGCGGGCTGGGACCCGCTGCCCCTGTCGGTACGGGACGCGCGGCGCGGGGCGGGTGCGCTGCGGACCCGGCTGGCGGACGCGGCCGTGCCCGCGCGTACGGCGGCCGCACCGGTGCCGGAGCCTGCGCGGCCGGTCGCTCCGGAGCGACCCGGGCCCGGACGGCTCGCCCGGCTGCTGGGCCGGGGCCGGACGGGCGGCCCCCGCGTGTCCGACCGGTCCGCCGCCCCCGCCGTCGATCCGGTCACCCGGGTCGAGGGGCTCGGGGTGCGGCGCGGCCGGATCGAGGCGTTGCGGCGGGTGGAACTCACCGTGGCCCCGGGCGAGACGGTGGCCCTGATGGGCCGCAACGGGGCCGGGAAGTCCACGCTGCTCGGCGCGCTCGTCGGCATGATCGAGCCCACCTCGGGCGCCGTGCGCGTCGGCGGGCTCGCCCCGGCCCGGACGGGCCCGGGGGCGATGGTGCGCCGGGTCGGGCTCGTACCGCAGGAGCCGCGCGATCTGCTGTACGCGGACACGGTGGCCGCGGAGTGCGCGGCGGCCGACCGGGACGCGGGCGCGGCGGAGGGCACCTGCCGGGCGCTGGTGTCGGAGCTGCTGCCCGGGGTCGGGGACGGCACCCACCCCCGGGACCTGTCCGAGGGCCAGCGGCTCGCGCTCGCCCTGGCGCTCGTACTGACCGGCCGCCCGCCGCTGTTGCTGCTGGACGAGCCGACGCGCGGCCTGGACTACGCGGCGAAGGCCCGCCTCGTCGGCGTCCTGCGCGCCCTGGCCGCCGAGGGCCACGCGATCGTCCTGGCCACGCACGATGTGGAGCTGGCGGCGGAGCTGGCGCACCGGGTGGTGATCCTCGCCGACGGGGAGGTCGTCGCGGACGGCCCGACCGGGCGGGTGGTGGTCTCCTCCCCCGCGTTCGCCCCGCAGACGGCGAAGATCCTGGCCCCGCAGGAGTGGCTGACCGTGTCCCAGGTGCGCGGGGCGCTGGAGGCGGGCGCGTGA
- a CDS encoding prenyltransferase/squalene oxidase repeat-containing protein translates to MTVRRSAAALATTAVLLGAAAPVAVAAPSPSPSAELPPGLYGTTDPTYDGVWRQSLAFLAQKIEYVTPSTQAVDWLVGQQCDSGAFTSYRDASEPCDASTVMDTNATAAAVQALVELNQHRDAANNGADWLKSVQNEDGGWGYNPGSPSDANSTGVVIGALARADVPINELTTADGSTPYTALQALAIPCGEKDGGAFAYQPGKKGELVANLDSSAAAVLGLLGRGMAIGNANAVKDPVCTKGDDLSPEQSAQNGASFLADTLEKSPYLEQPPMPGAEDSAPQPDFGNTADAVVALSASGHKDKAEASVSWLAKNSKTWAQQGGPAATAQLIFAAHATGADARSFGGVDLVKQLNATGPAPAATATPAPTRTGTQPTSGTSSDDGGLGLWWLIGIGLLVGTGIGFLLSMRRKKQQP, encoded by the coding sequence ATGACCGTACGCCGCAGCGCAGCCGCGCTCGCGACCACCGCCGTGCTCCTGGGCGCGGCCGCGCCCGTAGCGGTCGCCGCACCGAGCCCCTCCCCGTCGGCCGAGCTGCCGCCGGGGCTCTACGGCACCACCGACCCGACGTACGACGGGGTCTGGCGGCAGTCGCTGGCCTTCCTGGCGCAGAAGATCGAGTACGTCACACCGTCGACGCAGGCGGTGGACTGGCTGGTGGGGCAGCAGTGCGACAGCGGGGCGTTCACCTCGTACCGGGACGCCTCCGAGCCCTGCGACGCCTCGACGGTGATGGACACCAACGCCACCGCCGCCGCCGTCCAGGCCCTCGTCGAGCTCAACCAGCACCGCGACGCCGCGAACAACGGCGCCGACTGGCTGAAGTCCGTCCAGAACGAGGACGGCGGCTGGGGCTACAACCCCGGCAGCCCGAGCGACGCGAACTCCACCGGTGTCGTGATCGGCGCCCTCGCCCGGGCCGACGTGCCGATCAACGAGCTCACCACCGCCGACGGCAGCACCCCGTACACCGCGCTCCAGGCCCTCGCCATCCCGTGCGGGGAGAAGGACGGCGGCGCGTTCGCCTACCAGCCGGGCAAGAAGGGCGAGCTCGTCGCCAACCTGGACTCCTCGGCGGCCGCCGTGCTCGGTCTGCTGGGCCGGGGCATGGCCATCGGGAACGCCAACGCGGTGAAGGACCCCGTCTGCACGAAGGGCGACGACCTCAGCCCGGAGCAGAGCGCGCAGAACGGCGCTTCCTTCCTCGCGGACACGCTGGAGAAGTCGCCGTATCTGGAGCAGCCCCCGATGCCGGGCGCCGAGGACAGCGCGCCGCAGCCCGACTTCGGCAACACCGCCGACGCCGTCGTCGCGCTCTCCGCCTCCGGGCACAAGGACAAGGCCGAGGCCTCCGTCAGCTGGCTGGCCAAGAACTCCAAGACCTGGGCGCAGCAGGGCGGTCCGGCCGCCACAGCCCAGTTGATCTTCGCCGCGCACGCGACCGGCGCGGACGCCCGCAGCTTCGGCGGCGTCGACCTCGTCAAGCAGCTCAACGCGACCGGCCCCGCCCCGGCCGCCACCGCCACGCCCGCACCGACGCGGACCGGTACCCAGCCCACCAGCGGCACCAGCAGCGACGACGGCGGGCTCGGGCTGTGGTGGCTGATCGGCATCGGACTGCTCGTCGGCACGGGCATCGGCTTCCTGCTCAGCATGCGCCGGAAGAAGCAGCAGCCGTGA
- a CDS encoding MBL fold metallo-hydrolase produces MTQVTDHGGGVHSIQVPIPDNPLGHTLVHLVDTDRGPVLIDTGWDDPASWDTLVAGLAALGTAVTDVHGVVITHHHPDHHGLSGQVREASGAWIAMHEADTAIVRRTRDSEPGTWLDYLTRKLAAVGAPEEHLAPLRAARGAGRLRTLPGLRAALPDRDIVPGELLGLSGRRLRAVWTPGHTPGHVCLHLEERHPANLPGHGRLFSGDHLLPGISPHIGLYEDPDDTAVTDPLGDYLASLERIGRLGVAEVLPAHQHAFTDAGGRVRELLDHHEERLTGLLALLATPLTPWQLAERMEWNRPWEQIPHGSRSIAVSEAESHLRRLVKLGRAEAVPGGPPTTYIAA; encoded by the coding sequence ATGACTCAGGTGACCGACCACGGCGGAGGCGTCCACAGCATCCAGGTCCCCATCCCGGACAATCCCCTCGGCCACACCCTGGTCCACCTCGTCGACACCGACCGGGGGCCCGTCCTCATCGACACCGGCTGGGACGACCCGGCCTCCTGGGACACGCTCGTGGCCGGGCTCGCCGCCCTCGGCACCGCCGTCACCGACGTCCACGGCGTCGTCATCACCCACCACCACCCCGACCACCACGGCCTCTCCGGGCAGGTCCGCGAGGCATCCGGGGCCTGGATCGCGATGCACGAGGCCGACACCGCGATCGTCCGGCGCACCCGGGACTCCGAGCCCGGCACCTGGCTCGACTACCTCACCCGTAAGCTCGCCGCCGTCGGTGCGCCCGAGGAACACCTCGCCCCGCTGCGCGCCGCCCGCGGCGCGGGGCGGCTGCGGACCCTGCCCGGGCTGCGCGCCGCCCTGCCCGACCGGGACATCGTCCCCGGCGAACTGCTCGGCCTCTCCGGGCGGCGGCTGCGGGCCGTCTGGACCCCCGGCCACACCCCGGGCCATGTCTGCCTCCATCTGGAGGAGCGGCATCCGGCGAATCTGCCGGGGCACGGGCGGTTGTTCTCCGGAGATCACCTGCTGCCGGGGATCAGCCCGCACATCGGGTTGTACGAGGACCCCGACGACACCGCCGTCACCGATCCGCTCGGGGACTACCTGGCCTCGCTGGAACGGATCGGGCGGCTCGGGGTGGCCGAGGTGCTGCCCGCCCACCAGCACGCGTTCACCGACGCGGGCGGGCGGGTGCGGGAGCTGCTCGACCATCACGAGGAGCGGCTGACCGGGCTCCTCGCGCTCCTCGCCACGCCGCTCACCCCGTGGCAGCTGGCCGAGCGGATGGAGTGGAACCGGCCGTGGGAGCAGATCCCGCACGGTTCGCGGTCGATCGCCGTGTCGGAGGCCGAGTCCCATCTGCGGCGGCTGGTGAAGCTCGGGCGCGCGGAGGCCGTACCGGGCGGGCCCCCGACGACGTACATCGCCGCGTGA
- a CDS encoding MFS transporter, with protein sequence MSVDDTTLQQKPEPLPSPWRSGRFQLFFTARSASLLADGMLMVSLTTAVLGAGHGASGVGYALAAWMTPIVLLVLFGGVLADRFTPQLMMICADLVRMLAMITLGALLFFSDGVPLWQIMALMALSGAATAMFQPGMASMVPRVAEDIQKANALLRISEALSTLLGPGLAGILVAYWQVSGSYLVIAAAYALSAAVLLPLRKLHTVRDEGDAPMWRRLATGWQEFRSRQWLWGVISVWSVYGLLVFGPALPLGAALMIEQHGASGYGWIASADGAGTIIGGLIGMRVRPRRPLVAGALAMLCFALNPLAPALEWSFAATAVAHVIAGYGFAFWGVMWATSVQSHIPLTVLSRVSAYDVAGSIMVIPLGRALAGPAADAFGANEVLIFSSVMSFVLLAVMLGVPAIRALRRAPEGLLRKAEGEPAV encoded by the coding sequence ATGAGCGTTGACGACACGACCCTCCAGCAGAAGCCCGAGCCGTTGCCCAGCCCCTGGCGGTCGGGCCGGTTCCAGCTGTTCTTCACGGCCCGCAGCGCGTCGCTGCTGGCCGACGGCATGCTGATGGTGTCCCTCACCACAGCCGTGCTGGGAGCGGGCCACGGGGCGAGCGGCGTCGGGTACGCGCTGGCCGCGTGGATGACCCCGATCGTCCTGCTGGTGCTGTTCGGCGGGGTGCTGGCCGACCGGTTCACCCCGCAGCTGATGATGATCTGCGCCGACCTGGTGCGGATGCTGGCCATGATCACGCTCGGCGCGCTGCTCTTCTTCTCGGACGGCGTTCCGCTGTGGCAGATCATGGCGCTGATGGCGCTCAGCGGGGCCGCGACGGCGATGTTCCAGCCTGGCATGGCGAGCATGGTCCCCCGGGTCGCCGAGGACATCCAGAAGGCCAACGCGCTGCTGCGGATCTCCGAGGCCCTGAGCACCCTGCTGGGCCCCGGCCTGGCGGGCATCCTGGTCGCGTACTGGCAGGTCTCGGGCTCGTACCTGGTCATCGCGGCGGCGTACGCGCTCAGCGCGGCGGTGCTGCTACCGCTGCGGAAGCTGCACACGGTCCGTGACGAGGGAGACGCACCGATGTGGCGCAGGCTCGCGACGGGCTGGCAGGAGTTCCGGTCCCGCCAGTGGCTGTGGGGCGTCATCTCGGTCTGGTCCGTGTACGGCCTGTTGGTGTTCGGTCCCGCGCTGCCGCTGGGCGCGGCGCTGATGATCGAGCAGCACGGGGCGAGCGGGTACGGCTGGATCGCCTCGGCGGACGGCGCGGGCACGATCATCGGCGGCCTGATCGGTATGCGGGTCCGCCCGCGCCGTCCCCTGGTCGCGGGCGCCCTGGCGATGCTCTGCTTCGCGCTCAACCCCCTGGCCCCGGCCCTGGAATGGTCCTTCGCAGCCACGGCCGTGGCCCACGTCATCGCGGGTTACGGCTTCGCGTTCTGGGGCGTGATGTGGGCGACGAGCGTCCAGTCCCACATCCCGCTGACGGTCCTGAGCCGCGTCTCCGCGTACGACGTCGCCGGCTCCATCATGGTCATCCCGCTGGGCCGCGCCCTGGCGGGGCCGGCGGCCGACGCGTTCGGCGCGAACGAGGTGCTGATCTTCTCGTCGGTCATGTCGTTCGTCCTGCTGGCCGTCATGCTCGGCGTCCCCGCGATCCGCGCGCTGCGGCGGGCGCCGGAGGGCTTGCTCCGGAAGGCGGAGGGCGAACCGGCGGTCTGA
- a CDS encoding energy-coupling factor transporter transmembrane component T: MTAAPAPARLLRRALRAPQADRGNALPAGAWWLWALGLATAASRTTNPLLLGLLVGVAGYVVAARRTDAPWARSYGAFVKLGLFVVALRVVFSVFLGSPIPGSHTVFVLPELPLPDWAQGVRIGGRVTAEQLVFALYDGMKLATLLICVGAANALANPARLLKSLPGALYEVGVAVVVAMTFAPNMVADVVRLRTARRLRGRPTGGVRAVAQIGLPVLEGALERSVALAASMDARGYGRTAQVPAAVRHTTNVLTLGGLLGVCAGTYGLLAAQGAVYGLPLLLAGLVTALAGLRLGGRRSVRTRYRPDRWGVRAWLVACSGAAVAAVMIWAGAADPDALRPGVVPLTAPVLPLWPAAAALIGLLPALVAPVPPSSSPGAGKQAHRSKELA; the protein is encoded by the coding sequence GTGACCGCCGCCCCGGCCCCCGCCCGGCTGCTCCGCCGCGCCCTGCGCGCGCCGCAGGCCGACCGCGGCAACGCGCTGCCCGCCGGGGCGTGGTGGCTCTGGGCCCTGGGGCTCGCCACCGCCGCGTCCCGGACGACGAACCCGCTGCTGCTCGGGCTGCTGGTGGGCGTGGCGGGGTACGTGGTCGCGGCCCGGCGGACGGACGCCCCGTGGGCCCGTTCCTACGGGGCGTTCGTCAAGCTCGGGCTGTTCGTCGTGGCGCTGCGCGTGGTGTTCTCCGTCTTCCTCGGGTCGCCGATCCCCGGTTCGCACACGGTGTTCGTTCTCCCCGAACTTCCGTTGCCCGACTGGGCGCAGGGGGTGCGGATCGGCGGCCGGGTCACGGCGGAACAGCTGGTGTTCGCCCTGTACGACGGGATGAAGCTGGCCACGCTGCTGATCTGTGTCGGCGCGGCGAACGCGCTGGCCAACCCGGCCCGGCTGCTGAAGTCGCTGCCCGGTGCGCTGTACGAGGTGGGGGTCGCCGTCGTGGTGGCGATGACGTTCGCGCCGAACATGGTGGCCGACGTGGTCCGGCTGCGCACCGCGCGGCGGCTGCGGGGCCGTCCGACCGGTGGGGTGCGGGCGGTGGCGCAGATCGGGCTGCCGGTGCTGGAGGGGGCGCTGGAGCGGTCCGTGGCGCTGGCCGCGTCGATGGACGCGCGCGGCTACGGGCGCACCGCCCAGGTTCCGGCGGCCGTCCGGCACACCACGAACGTCCTCACGCTGGGCGGGCTGCTCGGGGTGTGCGCGGGAACGTACGGGCTGCTGGCCGCTCAGGGGGCGGTGTACGGGCTGCCGCTGCTGCTGGCCGGTCTGGTCACGGCGCTGGCGGGGCTGCGGCTCGGCGGCCGTCGCTCGGTGCGGACCCGCTACCGGCCGGACCGGTGGGGGGTACGGGCCTGGCTGGTGGCGTGCTCGGGTGCGGCGGTCGCGGCGGTGATGATCTGGGCGGGCGCGGCCGATCCGGACGCGCTGCGCCCCGGTGTCGTACCACTGACCGCGCCGGTGCTGCCGCTGTGGCCCGCGGCGGCCGCGCTGATCGGGCTGCTGCCCGCGCTGGTCGCGCCCGTACCGCCGTCGTCGTCCCCCGGGGCAGGGAAACAGGCACATCGCAGCAAGGAGCTGGCGTGA
- a CDS encoding SCO2322 family protein — translation MTRRTPALAHLRAPVVALLTALVAASAVLLGAGSAEAAGYRYWSFWEGNGKNWEYATQGPAVLRPDDGTVQGFRFAVSEDSGDADQPRRAPDFGAICADTPAEDGSKRIALVIDPGTAADAPDGEKPPALRTACAQVAPDASSADALASVAKPLRYDSSAMLCAISGYPKSGCGEQVSGDGSGKSSGPSRTAEEAEGADEGGDGGSGGPSVGLLVGIGAVLLLGIAAVIQARRRR, via the coding sequence GTGACGAGGCGTACACCGGCCCTGGCACATCTGCGGGCCCCCGTCGTCGCTCTGCTGACCGCGCTGGTCGCCGCCTCCGCCGTCCTGCTGGGGGCGGGCAGCGCCGAGGCCGCCGGGTACCGCTACTGGTCCTTCTGGGAGGGCAACGGCAAGAACTGGGAGTACGCCACCCAGGGCCCGGCCGTCCTGCGCCCGGACGACGGTACGGTCCAGGGCTTCCGGTTCGCCGTGAGCGAGGACTCCGGCGACGCGGACCAGCCGCGCCGCGCCCCCGACTTCGGGGCGATCTGCGCGGACACCCCGGCGGAGGACGGCTCCAAGCGGATCGCCCTGGTGATCGACCCGGGAACCGCCGCCGACGCCCCGGACGGCGAGAAGCCGCCCGCGCTGCGCACGGCGTGCGCGCAGGTCGCGCCGGACGCCAGCAGCGCGGACGCGCTCGCCTCGGTGGCGAAGCCCCTGCGGTACGACAGCAGCGCCATGCTCTGCGCGATCTCCGGCTACCCCAAGTCGGGCTGCGGCGAGCAGGTGTCGGGGGACGGAAGCGGGAAGTCGTCCGGACCCTCCAGGACGGCCGAAGAGGCGGAAGGCGCTGACGAGGGAGGTGACGGGGGTAGCGGAGGTCCCTCCGTCGGGCTCCTCGTCGGCATCGGCGCCGTCCTGCTGCTCGGCATCGCCGCCGTCATCCAGGCCCGCCGCCGCCGGTGA
- a CDS encoding aldehyde dehydrogenase, translating into MTELVEHGQLFIGGEFTDPLGSEVIEVISPHTEQVIGRVPHASEADVDRAVAAARHAFDEGPWPRMPLDERIAVITRIKDAFAVRHEEFARLISAQNGTPYSASVMVQALAAMMVWDSAITVARAFPYEERRDGVLGPLLVRREPVGVVAAVVPWNVPQFTAAAKLAPALLAGCTAVLKVSPETPLDAYLLAETAAEAGLPEGVLSILPADREVSEYLVGHRDVDKVSFTGSVAAGRRVMEVASRNLSRVTLELGGKSAAVILPDADLDAAVAGIVPFAWMINGQACVAQTRILAPRSRYDEVAEAFAAAAGALRVGDPLDPATELGPLVARRQQQRSLDYIRLGQEEGAKILTGGSRPASQERGWYVEPTLFGSVDNSMRIAREEIFGPVVCLIPYGDEAEAVRIADDSPYGLSGSVWTADTERGIDIARQVRTGTYSVNTFSLDMLGPFGGYKNSGLGREFGPEGYGEFFEHKMIHLPADYREA; encoded by the coding sequence ATGACCGAGCTTGTGGAGCACGGACAACTGTTCATCGGCGGGGAGTTCACCGATCCGCTCGGCAGCGAGGTCATCGAGGTGATCTCCCCGCACACCGAACAGGTCATCGGCCGCGTGCCGCACGCCTCCGAGGCCGACGTCGACCGGGCCGTCGCCGCCGCGCGCCACGCCTTCGACGAGGGCCCCTGGCCGCGGATGCCGCTGGACGAGCGGATCGCGGTGATCACGCGGATCAAGGACGCCTTCGCCGTACGCCACGAGGAGTTCGCGCGGCTGATCAGCGCGCAGAACGGCACCCCGTACAGCGCGAGCGTCATGGTGCAGGCGCTGGCGGCGATGATGGTCTGGGACTCGGCGATCACGGTGGCGCGCGCCTTCCCCTACGAGGAACGGCGCGACGGCGTCCTCGGCCCGCTCCTGGTCCGCCGCGAACCGGTCGGTGTGGTCGCCGCGGTCGTACCGTGGAACGTCCCCCAGTTCACGGCCGCCGCGAAACTGGCCCCAGCACTCCTGGCAGGCTGCACGGCGGTCCTGAAGGTCTCACCGGAAACCCCCCTGGACGCCTACCTCCTGGCGGAGACAGCGGCGGAGGCGGGCCTGCCGGAGGGCGTCCTCTCCATCCTCCCGGCGGACCGGGAGGTCAGCGAGTACCTGGTGGGCCACCGGGACGTGGACAAGGTCTCCTTCACCGGCTCGGTCGCCGCGGGCCGCCGCGTGATGGAGGTCGCCTCCCGCAACCTCAGCCGGGTCACCCTCGAACTGGGCGGCAAGTCGGCCGCGGTGATCCTTCCCGACGCGGATCTGGACGCGGCGGTCGCGGGCATCGTCCCCTTCGCCTGGATGATCAACGGCCAGGCGTGCGTGGCCCAGACGCGCATCCTGGCCCCGCGCTCCCGTTACGACGAGGTGGCGGAGGCGTTCGCGGCAGCGGCGGGCGCGCTCCGCGTGGGCGACCCCCTGGACCCCGCCACGGAACTCGGCCCCCTGGTGGCCCGCCGCCAGCAACAACGCTCTCTGGACTACATCCGCCTGGGCCAGGAGGAGGGCGCCAAGATCCTCACGGGCGGCAGCCGCCCCGCCTCCCAGGAACGAGGCTGGTACGTGGAACCCACACTCTTCGGCTCGGTCGACAATTCCATGCGCATCGCCCGCGAGGAGATCTTCGGCCCGGTCGTCTGCCTGATCCCGTACGGCGACGAGGCCGAGGCCGTCCGCATCGCCGACGACTCCCCGTACGGCCTCAGCGGCAGCGTCTGGACGGCCGACACGGAACGCGGCATCGACATCGCCCGCCAGGTCCGCACCGGCACGTACAGCGTGAACACCTTCAGCCTCGACATGCTGGGCCCGTTCGGCGGCTACAAGAACTCGGGCCTGGGCCGCGAATTCGGCCCCGAGGGCTACGGCGAGTTCTTCGAGCACAAGATGATCCACCTCCCCGCCGACTACCGGGAGGCGTGA
- a CDS encoding ferredoxin yields the protein MGDRWHVEVDRSVCIGSGMCVNHAPDAFHLDTARQSHPRDEDRDAAEQVLAAAEGCPVEAITLTLAGSGEVVFPPEE from the coding sequence ATGGGCGACCGCTGGCACGTGGAGGTGGACCGGTCCGTCTGCATCGGCTCCGGCATGTGCGTCAACCACGCCCCGGACGCCTTCCACCTGGACACCGCCCGCCAGTCCCACCCGAGGGACGAGGACCGCGACGCGGCCGAACAGGTCCTGGCGGCGGCGGAGGGCTGCCCGGTGGAGGCGATCACGCTGACGCTGGCGGGGTCGGGGGAGGTGGTTTTTCCGCCGGAGGAGTGA